In Desulfomonile tiedjei DSM 6799, a genomic segment contains:
- a CDS encoding nitrogenase component 1: protein MKHQTEPYVSTTNACKLCKPLGACLAFRGIEGAIPFLHGSQGCATYMRRYIISHFREPMDIASSSLGEKHAVYGGAPNLKLGIKNVLTKYRAGLIGIASTCLTETIGDDLPMIVREFHGDFADLLHEHGDPSIVTVSTPSYSGTHMEGFHEAVRATVDQLSVADDPNESVGVFPGFLSPSDIRYLKEVLDDFGIPATILPDISLTLDGPALDEYEKIPRGGTPISEIKSLGGARGVIEFGRTLPRKGTAGTLLESKFDIPLYSMGTPIGLRESDRLFEALEELSGRETPERHMLARGRLIDSFVDGHKYVFGKKAVVYGEADLVVGLTSFLAEVGIKPVLCATGTRTGNLERAIGDVLEEFTLASPMVKEGVDFYEIAEEAEALEPDFIIGSSKGYHLARRWNVPLIRVGFPIHDRFGGHRVLHIGYAGGQSLFDLIVNTLIERKQEQSPVGYTYI from the coding sequence ATGAAACACCAAACTGAACCTTACGTATCTACCACCAATGCATGCAAACTCTGCAAGCCGCTTGGTGCATGCCTCGCCTTCAGAGGAATAGAAGGCGCCATACCCTTTCTTCATGGTTCCCAGGGATGCGCAACGTACATGCGGCGGTACATAATCAGCCACTTCAGAGAGCCGATGGATATCGCTTCTTCATCGCTGGGAGAGAAGCATGCGGTGTACGGCGGAGCCCCCAATCTGAAGCTCGGCATCAAGAACGTGTTGACAAAGTATCGTGCGGGCCTGATCGGGATCGCGAGCACCTGTCTCACGGAGACTATCGGTGACGACTTACCGATGATCGTTCGGGAATTCCATGGCGATTTTGCAGATCTGCTCCATGAGCACGGCGATCCTTCGATCGTGACAGTCTCTACTCCGAGCTACTCGGGCACGCATATGGAAGGTTTTCACGAAGCGGTCCGGGCTACGGTCGACCAATTGTCCGTGGCAGACGATCCAAACGAAAGTGTCGGGGTGTTTCCAGGCTTTTTGTCTCCTTCAGATATTCGTTACCTGAAAGAGGTTCTGGATGATTTCGGCATTCCTGCCACAATTCTCCCGGATATTTCCCTTACCCTGGACGGACCGGCTCTCGATGAGTACGAGAAGATTCCTCGGGGCGGTACCCCTATCTCAGAGATCAAATCGCTTGGAGGAGCGAGAGGTGTTATCGAATTCGGCCGCACGCTGCCCAGAAAAGGGACTGCAGGAACACTTCTGGAATCCAAGTTCGATATACCGCTTTATTCCATGGGCACTCCAATAGGTCTCCGGGAAAGCGATCGCTTGTTCGAGGCCCTGGAGGAATTATCCGGTCGAGAGACGCCGGAACGGCACATGCTGGCTCGAGGGCGTCTCATCGATTCCTTTGTGGACGGGCACAAGTACGTATTCGGAAAAAAGGCAGTTGTCTACGGAGAGGCGGATCTTGTAGTCGGATTGACTTCCTTCCTCGCAGAAGTAGGAATAAAGCCCGTGCTTTGTGCAACAGGCACACGAACGGGAAATTTAGAGCGGGCCATCGGAGATGTTCTCGAGGAATTCACCTTGGCCTCGCCCATGGTGAAAGAGGGTGTGGATTTTTACGAAATAGCGGAAGAAGCGGAAGCACTTGAGCCCGACTTCATAATCGGAAGCAGCAAAGGCTATCATTTGGCCCGGCGCTGGAATGTTCCCCTGATTCGAGTAGGTTTTCCCATACACGATAGATTCGGCGGACACCGTGTGCTCCACATTGGATATGCAGGAGGTCAGTCGCTTTTCGATCTTATCGTCAATACGCTTATCGAGCGGAAACAGGAACAGTCCCCTGTAGGGTACACATATATTTGA
- the nifK gene encoding nitrogenase molybdenum-iron protein subunit beta: MLDMTPKNIVERTALRINPAKTCQPIGAMYAALGIHRCLPHSHGSQGCCSYHRSHLTRHYKEPVVASTSSFTEGAAVFGGAPNLRQSLKTIFQVYDPDVVAVHTTCLSETIGDDIPSMIKKAREDDLIPDGKWVIHANTPSYVGSHVTGFSTMTKAMVDYFADRDLQNSRRINILPGYVEPPDMRELKRMSSEMGVEAIVFPDTSDVLDTPMTGQYQMYPKGGARIESLMAVGGSAYTLGLGSFASEAAATALETKCSVPFRMLDLPLGVRATDRFVQAIMEVTENEPPETMIFDRGRLVDVMTDMQHYLYNKTVAIFGDPDHMISLTDFLVSAGMKPVFVITGTPGKRFEQRVKDILKGVVPNPRVHAAADLFYLHQLIKNDPVDLIIGNTYGKYIAKAEDIPFVRFGFPILDRVGHSYFPTLGYRGGIHLLMNIVNTILDRQDRDAPDERFELVM, translated from the coding sequence ATGTTGGACATGACTCCTAAAAATATCGTTGAGCGCACAGCTCTCCGTATCAACCCTGCAAAAACATGTCAGCCTATTGGGGCCATGTACGCCGCTCTGGGTATTCATCGTTGTCTGCCCCACAGTCATGGCAGTCAGGGCTGCTGTTCCTATCATCGCAGCCATTTGACTCGGCACTATAAGGAACCCGTTGTGGCTTCCACCAGCTCTTTCACGGAAGGAGCGGCGGTGTTTGGCGGCGCACCGAATCTTCGTCAGTCGCTCAAAACCATATTTCAGGTGTACGATCCGGACGTGGTGGCAGTTCATACCACGTGCCTGTCGGAAACCATCGGAGACGATATTCCGAGTATGATCAAGAAAGCCCGGGAAGACGATCTCATCCCTGATGGGAAATGGGTAATACACGCCAATACCCCGAGCTACGTGGGATCGCATGTTACTGGATTCTCCACCATGACAAAGGCGATGGTTGACTACTTCGCCGATCGTGACCTGCAGAATTCCCGGCGTATCAATATACTTCCGGGATATGTCGAGCCTCCCGACATGCGGGAACTCAAGCGGATGAGTTCGGAAATGGGAGTTGAGGCAATCGTCTTCCCGGATACCTCGGATGTTTTGGATACCCCTATGACAGGACAGTACCAGATGTATCCAAAAGGAGGTGCCCGCATAGAAAGCCTTATGGCCGTAGGCGGAAGCGCTTACACTCTTGGATTGGGTTCCTTCGCATCTGAAGCAGCAGCGACCGCTCTTGAGACGAAGTGCTCGGTACCGTTCAGGATGTTGGATCTGCCTCTAGGTGTCCGAGCAACCGATCGATTCGTCCAAGCGATAATGGAAGTCACGGAAAACGAGCCTCCTGAAACTATGATATTCGATCGGGGGCGTCTCGTGGATGTTATGACCGACATGCAACATTACTTGTACAACAAGACGGTTGCGATCTTCGGCGATCCCGACCACATGATTTCTTTGACGGATTTTCTCGTGAGCGCAGGTATGAAGCCGGTTTTCGTGATCACCGGGACCCCGGGAAAACGCTTTGAACAGCGGGTTAAAGATATATTGAAGGGTGTCGTGCCGAATCCCAGAGTGCATGCTGCTGCAGATCTGTTTTACTTGCATCAGCTCATAAAGAACGATCCAGTCGACCTAATCATCGGTAACACGTACGGCAAATACATTGCCAAAGCCGAAGATATTCCTTTCGTGCGTTTCGGCTTTCCGATACTGGATCGAGTCGGGCACAGCTACTTCCCCACGTTGGGTTATCGAGGAGGAATCCACCTGCTCATGAATATCGTGAACACTATTCTGGATCGTCAGGATCGCGATGCTCCGGATGAACGCTTTGAACTGGTGATGTAA
- the nifE gene encoding nitrogenase iron-molybdenum cofactor biosynthesis protein NifE → MGSTIFSERQNQIVRKGREPFQIACNKDSLAGAVSQRACVFCGSRVVLYPIADALHLVHGPIGCAAYTWDIRGALSSGPALHRLSFSTDLQERDVIFGGEEKLERALLELIERHDPKAAFVYSTCIVGIIGDDLDAVCNRVAAKTGIPVLPVQSEGFKGNKRAGYNAACKAMFRLIGTGDTSDVSPLSINILGDFNLAGEIWIIREYFRKMGLQVVANITGDGRVADIQRAHGAALNVVQCSGATMDLALMMKEEYGTPFLRVSYFGIEDMAESLYKIADFFLDQDPDMLDRTSALVKEEVDVIYPELLKYRNDLTGKKAAIYVGGAFKAFSLVKAFRLLGMDVVLVGSQTGTEEDYKELSEITDDGTIIVDDSNPLELSSFLQEKDVDVFVGGVKERPIAYKLGVGFCDHNHERKEALEGFVGMLNFAREIHSSVLSPVWRFVPRKTGKKTLQLMRKAEPAS, encoded by the coding sequence ATGGGATCCACCATTTTTTCCGAACGACAAAATCAGATAGTCCGTAAGGGCCGGGAACCCTTTCAGATAGCGTGCAATAAGGACAGTCTGGCCGGCGCAGTAAGCCAGCGTGCCTGCGTATTCTGCGGTTCCCGGGTTGTGCTGTATCCTATCGCCGATGCATTGCACCTGGTTCACGGCCCGATCGGTTGTGCGGCATACACCTGGGACATCAGAGGGGCTCTCTCCTCAGGTCCTGCTTTGCATCGACTGAGCTTCTCCACCGATCTCCAGGAGAGGGACGTGATCTTCGGGGGAGAGGAAAAGCTGGAACGGGCTTTGCTGGAGCTTATCGAGCGCCACGATCCGAAAGCGGCCTTCGTGTACTCCACATGTATTGTCGGTATCATTGGAGACGATCTTGACGCTGTATGCAATCGTGTCGCTGCCAAGACGGGCATTCCTGTATTGCCCGTGCAGTCCGAGGGCTTCAAAGGCAACAAGAGGGCAGGGTACAATGCAGCTTGCAAGGCCATGTTCAGACTGATCGGGACCGGAGACACCTCAGACGTTTCACCTTTGAGCATCAACATACTTGGCGATTTCAATCTTGCCGGGGAGATCTGGATAATCCGAGAGTACTTTCGAAAAATGGGTCTGCAGGTAGTGGCGAATATCACGGGTGACGGCAGGGTTGCCGATATTCAGCGGGCTCATGGTGCTGCTTTGAACGTGGTGCAGTGTTCGGGTGCCACCATGGATCTTGCTCTCATGATGAAGGAGGAGTACGGCACACCATTCTTGAGAGTCTCCTATTTCGGTATAGAAGATATGGCAGAATCTCTTTACAAAATCGCCGATTTCTTTCTGGACCAGGACCCGGACATGCTCGATCGAACTTCAGCGCTCGTAAAGGAAGAAGTGGATGTGATTTATCCCGAGTTGCTCAAGTATCGCAACGATCTTACGGGTAAGAAAGCTGCCATCTATGTTGGAGGAGCTTTCAAAGCTTTCTCTCTGGTAAAGGCTTTCCGTCTCTTGGGTATGGATGTTGTGCTGGTCGGATCTCAAACAGGTACAGAGGAAGACTATAAGGAACTCAGTGAAATTACGGACGATGGAACTATAATCGTCGACGATTCCAATCCGCTGGAGCTATCTTCATTTCTGCAAGAAAAGGATGTCGACGTTTTTGTAGGCGGCGTGAAGGAACGACCGATAGCATATAAACTCGGAGTCGGGTTTTGTGATCACAACCACGAACGCAAGGAGGCTCTGGAGGGATTTGTCGGCATGCTGAACTTTGCACGGGAAATTCACTCCTCGGTTCTCAGTCCTGTCTGGCGATTCGTTCCGAGAAAGACCGGGAAAAAGACTTTGCAGTTGATGAGGAAGGCCGAACCGGCTTCGTAG
- a CDS encoding IS110 family transposase, whose product MHEEVFVGIDISKDQLDAHVLPKGMHTTVKNDTQGIDSLIEILHAETPMVIVMEATGGYEITVAAQLGLAGLPIAVVNPGQVRDFAKGIGKLAKTDAIDAYVLARFAQTVRPIPKPLPTEDEKQIKELVTRRKQLVDLRASEKNRLHRARSNRVQRSIQTVIAALDKEIEDIDKDVDDLIRKSPLWRETEELLRTFKGVGPITARVLMAKLPELGHVSRHEISRLVGLAPLNKDSGKKKGKREISGGRADVRSTLYMAAVAAITSNVVIKPFYQRLIEAGKPFKVAITACMRKMIVILNAMLKKKQPFQVVFP is encoded by the coding sequence ATGCATGAAGAAGTTTTTGTTGGCATAGATATCTCTAAAGATCAGTTGGATGCGCATGTGCTGCCAAAAGGCATGCACACCACCGTCAAGAATGACACTCAAGGCATCGACTCGCTGATTGAGATCCTCCACGCAGAGACCCCCATGGTAATCGTGATGGAAGCCACCGGAGGCTACGAGATAACCGTTGCGGCCCAGTTAGGTCTCGCCGGCCTGCCGATCGCTGTCGTCAACCCTGGTCAGGTGCGGGACTTTGCTAAAGGCATCGGAAAACTCGCCAAGACAGACGCCATCGATGCTTATGTGCTGGCACGCTTTGCCCAAACGGTTAGGCCCATACCGAAGCCGCTGCCAACGGAGGACGAAAAGCAAATCAAGGAACTCGTAACACGTCGAAAGCAGCTTGTTGATTTGCGTGCATCAGAAAAGAATCGCCTCCATCGAGCCCGTTCCAATCGCGTGCAGCGCAGCATTCAAACGGTCATAGCAGCCCTAGATAAGGAAATCGAAGACATCGATAAAGATGTCGATGACCTTATCAGGAAATCGCCTCTGTGGCGTGAAACAGAGGAACTCCTCCGAACCTTCAAAGGCGTGGGCCCCATAACTGCCAGAGTGCTCATGGCAAAACTGCCCGAACTGGGACATGTCAGCCGTCATGAAATCAGTCGCCTCGTCGGCCTGGCGCCTCTCAACAAAGACAGCGGAAAGAAGAAAGGCAAGCGCGAGATTTCGGGTGGACGGGCGGATGTACGCTCAACCCTGTATATGGCTGCAGTCGCGGCCATAACGTCCAATGTAGTCATCAAGCCTTTCTATCAACGCCTCATTGAGGCTGGAAAACCTTTCAAGGTTGCCATCACGGCTTGTATGCGTAAGATGATCGTCATCCTAAACGCAATGCTCAAGAAAAAACAGCCTTTCCAGGTAGTTTTTCCTTGA
- a CDS encoding (2Fe-2S) ferredoxin domain-containing protein, with amino-acid sequence MEKPKHHIFVCCSFRVGGDPKGKCIKQDSAELIGYLESELPDRGLSDVLVTSAGCMKMCDHSPVMVVYPEGWWYAGVESEDAVDEILDALEDGRPASKYLMT; translated from the coding sequence ATGGAAAAACCAAAACACCATATTTTCGTATGTTGCAGTTTCCGTGTGGGCGGCGACCCCAAGGGCAAATGCATTAAACAGGACTCGGCCGAACTCATCGGCTACTTGGAAAGTGAACTTCCCGACCGCGGTCTGAGTGACGTGCTCGTTACCAGCGCAGGGTGTATGAAGATGTGTGATCATTCGCCCGTGATGGTCGTGTATCCGGAAGGCTGGTGGTATGCGGGCGTGGAATCGGAGGATGCGGTGGATGAGATTCTCGACGCACTGGAAGACGGCCGACCCGCGAGCAAGTACCTCATGACCTGA
- a CDS encoding radical SAM protein, with product MITLDISRHPCFNATAKGHCGRVHLPVAKECNIKCNYCNRKYDCVNESRPGISSAILGPEQAVQYLQNVLRKLPNITVAGIAGPGDAFANPEKTLETLSLVRQHFPSMLLCLATNGLNVEPYVPALAALQVSHVTITVNAVDPDIGAKIYRWVRDGKVVYRGRKGAELLLKRQMSAIVALKSAGITVKVNTVVIPGINDQHVCEVAARVAELGADIQNCMIMHPNAGTPFEDIPEPSHEDMKIIRFQAEKMIPQMKHCARCRADAVGLLDQDCSEEFRDELVSCAGKFQSAPSDKPYVAVATLEGVLVNLHLGHAHEFHVWGKTDSGFQLIEKRPAPEPGLGAERWTRLAEVLHDCRAVLVENVGDTPRAVLSEHNIIPVEMTGLIEMGLEAVYNGSNLSAFKARRKNKGCSRSACGDGTGCG from the coding sequence ATGATCACCCTGGATATCAGTCGTCATCCCTGCTTCAATGCAACTGCAAAAGGGCATTGCGGTCGGGTGCACCTTCCGGTAGCCAAAGAATGCAACATCAAATGCAACTACTGCAATCGCAAATACGACTGTGTGAACGAAAGCAGGCCTGGAATCAGCAGCGCCATTCTCGGACCGGAGCAGGCAGTTCAATATCTCCAGAATGTGTTGAGAAAACTGCCGAATATAACGGTTGCAGGTATTGCCGGACCGGGTGATGCATTCGCAAACCCTGAAAAGACACTGGAGACGCTTTCACTGGTGCGCCAACATTTCCCGTCCATGCTCCTGTGTCTCGCCACAAACGGCTTGAATGTGGAACCGTACGTCCCTGCGCTGGCAGCACTGCAAGTGTCCCACGTTACGATTACAGTTAATGCAGTAGATCCGGACATAGGGGCCAAAATCTATCGATGGGTCCGGGACGGAAAAGTGGTGTACCGTGGTCGCAAGGGGGCAGAATTACTTCTGAAACGACAAATGTCAGCCATTGTCGCGCTCAAGAGTGCAGGCATAACGGTAAAGGTGAATACCGTCGTAATTCCGGGAATCAACGATCAGCACGTTTGTGAAGTAGCGGCCCGGGTTGCGGAACTCGGCGCGGACATTCAGAATTGCATGATTATGCACCCGAATGCCGGAACTCCTTTCGAAGATATTCCCGAACCGTCGCATGAAGACATGAAAATTATCCGGTTCCAGGCCGAAAAGATGATCCCGCAGATGAAACATTGCGCGAGATGCAGAGCGGACGCTGTCGGGCTTCTGGATCAGGATTGTTCGGAAGAGTTTCGAGATGAACTCGTGTCCTGTGCAGGGAAATTTCAGTCTGCACCTTCAGACAAACCCTATGTGGCAGTGGCGACTCTAGAGGGTGTCCTGGTCAATCTCCATCTTGGTCATGCTCACGAATTCCATGTCTGGGGTAAAACCGATTCCGGATTCCAGCTCATCGAAAAACGGCCGGCTCCGGAACCCGGGTTGGGGGCTGAACGCTGGACCAGGTTGGCGGAAGTCCTGCATGATTGTCGAGCCGTACTCGTGGAAAACGTGGGCGATACACCTCGGGCGGTTCTCTCCGAGCACAACATCATCCCCGTGGAGATGACCGGACTCATCGAAATGGGTTTGGAAGCTGTTTACAACGGATCGAATCTTTCCGCTTTTAAAGCACGCCGAAAGAACAAAGGATGCAGCCGATCCGCATGCGGAGATGGAACCGGATGCGGTTGA
- a CDS encoding P-II family nitrogen regulator: protein MKEITAIIRMNKINQTKEALISAGFPAATAVRAVGRGRRPVEPDLLNAINENPKDSADLLSTLSQGGRLYPKRIITLVVPDSKVSEIIQAIIKVNQTGNPGDGKIFVGTVADVVRVRTGETGAAAIDEMNGIERR from the coding sequence ATGAAAGAGATAACAGCGATCATCAGGATGAACAAAATAAACCAGACGAAGGAAGCTCTCATCAGTGCCGGATTCCCTGCTGCAACCGCAGTCCGTGCCGTTGGCAGAGGTCGGCGTCCGGTGGAACCTGACCTGCTCAATGCCATTAACGAGAATCCCAAGGACAGCGCCGATCTACTATCTACACTCTCTCAGGGTGGACGGCTCTATCCGAAGAGGATCATAACACTTGTTGTCCCCGACAGCAAAGTGAGTGAGATAATTCAGGCGATCATTAAGGTAAATCAAACCGGTAATCCGGGAGATGGGAAGATATTTGTGGGAACGGTAGCGGATGTTGTGAGAGTCAGGACTGGTGAAACCGGAGCAGCAGCTATCGACGAAATGAATGGAATAGAGAGGAGGTAA
- the nifD gene encoding nitrogenase molybdenum-iron protein alpha chain, with product MPGPRMSKAPGVDPEEFIKEVTDLYPTKVAKKRQKHFIVRRPDEEQAIEANVRTIPGIITQRGCCYAGCKGVVIGPVGDMVHIVHGPIGCAFYAWNTRRNLFTPREDGKNYLPYCFSTDMQDEDVIFGGEKKLKQAIKEAHEIFKPKAISVHATCPVGLIGDDIQSVARQMKEELGVEILAFNCEGYKGVSQSGGHHIANNKLFDQVVGTDDTEPEGKFNINILGEYNIGGDAWEIERVLHRCGINVISTFSGDGSYDEMKRSHMADLNLVMCHRSINYMAEMMETGFGIPWAKVNFIGIHAMAKSLRKIARFFENEELTVAMETVIAEEVAEAEAAIAPYRERLKGKTVMLFVGGSRAHHYQEVFKDLGMQTIVSGYEFAHRDDYEGRQVIPELKVDADSRNIEELKVQADPDRFRARKSTEALEKLKAEKVIDYYEGLIPDMGNGTLVIDDLSHVELEKLIEKFKPDMICSGIKDKYIIEKFGVPSKQLHNYDYSGPYAGFRGAVNFARDVDMMINNPAWKLLKTPWETQPILKAKLGSE from the coding sequence ATGCCCGGGCCCAGAATGAGTAAAGCTCCGGGAGTGGATCCCGAGGAATTCATCAAAGAAGTCACTGACCTTTATCCGACAAAAGTCGCAAAGAAGAGGCAGAAACACTTCATCGTCCGGAGACCGGACGAAGAGCAGGCAATCGAAGCAAATGTACGAACGATCCCGGGGATCATTACCCAGCGCGGATGCTGCTATGCAGGCTGCAAGGGAGTGGTGATCGGACCGGTGGGCGACATGGTTCACATAGTGCACGGTCCGATAGGTTGTGCATTCTATGCATGGAATACTCGCCGGAATTTGTTCACGCCCAGGGAGGATGGCAAAAATTATCTTCCCTATTGCTTCTCCACGGACATGCAGGATGAGGACGTCATCTTCGGCGGAGAAAAGAAGCTGAAACAGGCAATAAAGGAAGCGCACGAAATTTTTAAACCCAAAGCCATAAGCGTCCATGCAACGTGCCCGGTAGGTCTCATCGGAGATGATATTCAGTCAGTGGCACGGCAAATGAAAGAGGAACTGGGAGTCGAAATCCTTGCATTTAACTGTGAAGGTTACAAAGGGGTCAGTCAGTCCGGTGGCCACCACATTGCAAACAACAAGCTCTTCGACCAGGTGGTCGGAACCGATGACACTGAACCGGAAGGTAAATTCAACATAAACATACTCGGCGAGTACAATATTGGTGGAGACGCTTGGGAAATAGAGCGAGTCCTCCATAGATGCGGTATCAACGTGATCAGCACCTTTAGCGGTGACGGCTCGTACGATGAGATGAAGCGGTCTCATATGGCCGATCTCAATCTGGTGATGTGCCACCGTTCCATCAACTATATGGCTGAAATGATGGAGACAGGTTTTGGCATACCCTGGGCAAAGGTAAACTTTATCGGCATACATGCTATGGCCAAGAGTCTCCGGAAGATAGCCCGATTTTTCGAGAATGAAGAGCTTACAGTTGCAATGGAAACTGTGATCGCTGAAGAAGTGGCTGAAGCTGAGGCGGCTATAGCACCCTACAGAGAAAGACTCAAAGGCAAGACGGTGATGCTCTTTGTGGGCGGGTCCCGTGCTCACCATTACCAGGAAGTGTTCAAGGATCTGGGAATGCAAACCATCGTATCCGGATACGAGTTCGCCCACCGTGACGACTACGAAGGAAGACAGGTTATTCCCGAGCTCAAAGTGGATGCAGACAGCCGTAACATTGAGGAACTGAAGGTCCAGGCGGATCCGGATCGATTCAGAGCAAGAAAAAGCACTGAAGCTCTCGAAAAACTCAAAGCGGAAAAAGTGATCGACTACTATGAAGGTTTGATACCCGACATGGGGAACGGTACTCTCGTCATAGACGATCTAAGCCATGTGGAGCTGGAAAAGCTCATCGAGAAGTTCAAACCGGACATGATCTGCTCGGGTATAAAAGACAAGTACATCATCGAGAAGTTCGGCGTACCATCGAAACAGCTCCACAATTACGACTACAGCGGACCGTATGCAGGATTTCGAGGAGCAGTCAACTTCGCCCGTGATGTTGATATGATGATCAATAATCCCGCTTGGAAGCTACTCAAGACACCATGGGAGACACAACCGATTCTGAAAGCAAAACTGGGTTCAGAATGA